The segment CTCGATGGAGAGCTGCCGGGCGATGCCGGCGAACCGCTCGTGCCCGTAGATGTCCTTGGCGCCCTCGTCGAAGGCCATGCTGCCCGCCTTCGGCTTCGCGCCCTCGGCCGCGACGACGATCGCGAACCGCTTGCCCGCCTCGAACCGCTCGCCGACCCGCCGGGCCAGCTCGTCGATGTCGAAGGGCCGCTCCGGGACGACGATGGCGTGGGCGCCGGCCGCCATGCCGGACTGGAGCGCTATCCAGCCGGTGTGACGTCCCATGACCTCGACGACCAGTACCCGCTGGTGGGACTCGGCGGTGGTCTTCAGCCGGTCCAGGGCGTCGGTCGCGACACCCACCGCCGTGTCGAAGCCGAAGGTGACGTCGGTGACCGCGATGTCGTTGTCGATGGTCTTCGGCACCCCCACGATGGGCAGCCCGCTGTCGTACATCAGCTTCGCCGCCTTGAGCGTGCCCTCACCCCCGATCGGGATGATCGCGTCGAGGCCGAGTTCCTCGACATGCCCGCGGGCCCGCTCCACGCCGTCGCGCAGGTGCGAGGGCTGGACCCGGGAGGAGCCGAGGATCGTGCCGCCGCGGGCGAGGATGCCGCCCACCGCGTCAAGGTCGAGCTTGAGGTAGTCGCACTCCAGGAGGCCCTTCCAGCCGTCCCGGAAGCCGATGACCTCGTCGCCGTGGTCGGCGACGGCACGGTGCACGACGGACCGGATGACGGCGTTCAGGCCGGGGCAGTCGCCGCCGGACGTGAGGACACCAATGCGCATAGCCCGAAACAACCTTCTCCACGTGGGCCGGACCCGGACCACACTGTCCGGCTCGAATCCCCGCCACCCTAGCGGCAGGAGGGGGCCGGGCCGAAGCACGCGTCCGCCTGCTGGACGTGCCCGCTCACCTGTGCGGATGCACCGTCAGACGGGCTGGTGACGGCACCCTGGAAATCAGGTGAACACACGGTCGGAGCGGGCGGTGGCGCGGCGGCCCGTGGCGGGCCGCCGCGCCACCGTGCTCACGCGGGCTGCTGGGCGGCGGCGATGCGCTCGCTGCGCAGCGCCTCGTACCAGTGGTCGTCGATCGGCGGGAGCGCGTTCACGTCGAGCGCCAGCTTGAGCAGCAGGTCCGCGATCAGCGGGTTGCGGGCGAGCACGGGGCCGTGCATGTACGTGCCGAACACGGTGTCGTTGTACGCGCCCTCGGTGCCGTCACCGGTGCCGTTGCCCTTGCCGAGCGTGACCCGGGCCAGGGGGCGGGCGGTCGGGCCGAGGTGGGTGACGCCCTGGTGGTTCTCGAAGCCGGTCAGCGGGGGCAGGCCGAGACGGGGGTCGATGTCCCCGAGGACGTCGCCCACGCACCGCTCGCCCTCGCCGCGCGTCGTCGTCACGTCCAGCAGCCCGAGGCCGGGCTCGCGCTGGCCGAGGTCGTTGACGAACTCGTGGCCCAGGATCTGGTAGCCGGCGCAGACCGCGAAGACGATCGCGCCGTTGTTCACCGCCTGGTACAGGTGCCCGTCACGGCGCAGCCGCTCCGCCGCGAGGCGCTGCGGCCGGTCCTCGCCGCCACCGATGAGGTAGATGTCGCCGGAGGTGGGGATCGGCTGGTCGCTGCGCACGTCGAGACGCGCGACGTCCAGGCCGCGCTGGCGGGCGCGGCGCTCGACGACGAGGGCGTTGCCCTGGTCGCCGTAGGTGCTCAGCAGGTCCGGGTAGATCCACACCAGCCGCAGTTGGTTGTCGCTCATGGAAACGTCCTTCGGGGTCAGTTGCCGACGCGGCGGCGAAGGTCCTGGAACGCGGTGTAGTTCGCGATGACCTCGATCCGGCCGGGCGGCGCCTGCTGCACGGCCTGGTCGAGGTTCTCGCAGACCTGGAAGTGCTGGTTGGCGACCTCCAGACGCACCGCGAGGTCCAGCTTGCGGTCACCGACGACGAAGATCGGGTGGCCGGTCAGCCGCGTGTAGTCGACGTCCCACAGCCAGGAGGTGTCGGTGCCGTCGGCCCCGCGCGCGTTCACCGAGAGGATCACCGGGGTGGGCGGCGGGTCGATCAGGCTGAACGTCTCCAGCCAGCCCGCCGGGTTCTTCGCCAGCAGCAGCCGCAGGT is part of the Streptomyces asoensis genome and harbors:
- a CDS encoding 6-phosphofructokinase, yielding MRIGVLTSGGDCPGLNAVIRSVVHRAVADHGDEVIGFRDGWKGLLECDYLKLDLDAVGGILARGGTILGSSRVQPSHLRDGVERARGHVEELGLDAIIPIGGEGTLKAAKLMYDSGLPIVGVPKTIDNDIAVTDVTFGFDTAVGVATDALDRLKTTAESHQRVLVVEVMGRHTGWIALQSGMAAGAHAIVVPERPFDIDELARRVGERFEAGKRFAIVVAAEGAKPKAGSMAFDEGAKDIYGHERFAGIARQLSIELESRLGKEARPVILGHVQRGGTPTAYDRVLATRFGWHAVEAVHRQEFGKMTALRGTDIVMVPLAEAVATLKTVPEDRYAEAETVL
- a CDS encoding type 1 glutamine amidotransferase, whose protein sequence is MSDNQLRLVWIYPDLLSTYGDQGNALVVERRARQRGLDVARLDVRSDQPIPTSGDIYLIGGGEDRPQRLAAERLRRDGHLYQAVNNGAIVFAVCAGYQILGHEFVNDLGQREPGLGLLDVTTTRGEGERCVGDVLGDIDPRLGLPPLTGFENHQGVTHLGPTARPLARVTLGKGNGTGDGTEGAYNDTVFGTYMHGPVLARNPLIADLLLKLALDVNALPPIDDHWYEALRSERIAAAQQPA